One region of Drosophila teissieri strain GT53w chromosome 2L, Prin_Dtei_1.1, whole genome shotgun sequence genomic DNA includes:
- the LOC122626389 gene encoding uncharacterized protein T02E1.7: protein MVSKTINGLRREMRPLVLKCMPYLVMSYYFMEVLYSVVNTPLVGRERAIVMDVNELFGHFYTSFDVLLTIGAILLILGTRKEASGVTLLLIGRVVHRLFFSIWTMFFYFLFNDSLDVGSLLLLMAAKINLRDQQDWCHSKYHLLLLGGRLGLSSLFIIWMDEGVETLFSIVSFGLLVFVSLGFHCKLFAFLSVVALLYHDVFSNHWSMLEHGWNDTLLSIQYFSLLFCKIGGLLMLTELGGGRWSVDGFRNRNGEKWEKKANYRIIKTQTSA from the exons ATGGTATCGAAAACCATCAACGGTCTTAGGCGCGAGATGAGACCCCTGGTTCTAAAGTGCATGCCGTACTTGGTGATGTCGTACTACTTCATGGAAGTCCTGTATTCAGTGGTCAACACTCCACTGGTGGGCAGGGAAAGAGCGATTGTGATGGACGTGAACGAGTTGTTCGGGCACTTCTACACCTCCTTCGATGTGCTGCTGACCATTGGCGCCATCCTTCTCATCCTGGGCACGCGAAAGGAGGCGAGTGGAGTCACGCTGCTGCTCATCGGAAGAGTGGTCCATCGGCTGTTCTTCTCGATATGGACCATGTTCTTCTACTTCCTCTTCAACGACAGCCTGGACGTGGGCTCccttctgctgctgatggcggccaaaatcaatttgagGGACCAGCAGGATTGGTGCCACTCGAAATACCATCTCTTATTGCTGGGCGGTAGGCTCGGCCTGTCCAGCTTGTTCATCATTTGGATGGACGAGGGCGTGGAG ACACTGTTCAGCATCGTGTCGTTTGGccttttggttttcgtttcgcttggcttccactgcAAACTGTTTGCCTTTCTGTCGGTGGTTGCGCTGTTATATCACGATGTCTTCAGTAATCATTGGAGCATGTTGGAGCATGGCTGGAACGATACGCTGCTGTCGATACAATACTTCTCCCTGCTGTTCTGCAAAATTGGCGGACTCCTTATGCTCACGGAGCTGGGTGGAGGCAGGTGGTCGGTGGATGGGTTCCGGAACAGAAACGGCGAGAAATGGGAGAAAAAAGCCAACTACCGGATCATTAAGACCCAGACGTCGGCCTAG
- the LOC122626371 gene encoding uncharacterized protein LOC122626371 gives MSRSAKGFGRLINPGVVLNPELNQKIAAFEAMTMERSDLDDELSRLRKQQDVTEDNVAEALAEDEFQCTLRGQSFVGPSEEELQLILRNQLGGIINKLAARYERLIYLDADIRKLKAAIEKAIIVANEESAAAASM, from the coding sequence ATGTCCAGATCGGCAAAGGGCTTTGGCCGCCTAATCAATCCGGGCGTGGTGCTCAATCCGGAACTGAATCAAAAGATAGCCGCCTTTGAGGCCATGACCATGGAGCGATCTGATCTGGATGACGAGTTGAGCCGATTGCGCAAGCAGCAGGACGTCACCGAGGATAATGTGGCAGAGGCGCTGGCCGAGGACGAGTTCCAGTGCACTTTGAGGGGCCAGTCATTCGTTGGTCCCAGCGAGGAGGAACTGCAGCTCATCCTGAGGAATCAACTCGGTGGCATTATCAACAAGCTGGCTGCCAGGTACGAGCGTCTTATTTACCTGGATGCGGACATCAGAAAGCTGAAGGCAGCCATTGAGAAGGCCATCATAGTGGCTAATGAGGAATCGGCAGCCGCCGCCTCAATGTGA
- the LOC122626335 gene encoding uncharacterized protein LOC122626335, which yields MDNLVTILLLLFIICIQRSRQQSFANAEPLTDNGIYMPGLEDELDWTGANWQLVVRFLMQRQQLRFCIALARFDEQLVPGTACQPLLANGPLMANCDIGNIEDLTMTLRYAFGEILLDTSRKCRPGLELFGVRCRRRA from the coding sequence ATGGATAACCTGGTAACCatactgctgctcctgttcaTCATCTGCATTCAACGCTCGCGACAGCAATCCTTTGCGAATGCCGAACCTTTGACGGATAATGGGATTTACATGCCCGGCCTGGAGGACGAGCTGGACTGGACGGGGGCCAACTGGCAGCTGGTGGTCCGCTTTCTGAtgcagcgccagcagctgcGCTTCTGCATCGCACTGGCCAGATTCGATGAGCAGCTGGTGCCCGGCACAGCCTGCCAGCCTCTCCTGGCCAACGGCCCGCTCATGGCCAACTGCGATATTGGCAACATCGAGGACCTGACCATGACCTTGCGCTACGCCTTCGGCGAAATTCTGCTGGACACGAGTCGCAAGTGTCGTCCTGGCCTGGAGCTATTCGGAGTTCGCTGCAGGCGGAGGGCTTAG
- the LOC122626482 gene encoding uncharacterized protein LOC122626482 has translation MQRHKMQITRRNNQIENETEQNAIKVDDEPNGNCSTKATEQSPRAQDEQGSGVQLGRIFPRPQYPLPSTTQFPSPFKFPFALDNTQQLPAHRNQQSTNICIAPSPLRLLAWFTPPGDTPHPLAFSIYQAQALSAPF, from the exons ATGCAGCGgcacaaaatgcaaatcacCCGGCGGAATAATCAAATCGAGAACGAAACTGAGCAAAACGCCATCAAAGTTGACGACGAACCAAACGGAAACTGCTCCACAAAGGCAACAGAACAGAGCCCAAGGGCACAGGACGAACAAGGTTCAGGTGTTCAGTTGGGCAGGATTTTCCCACGACCCCAGTACCCACTACCCAGTACCACCCAATTTCCCAGCCCATTCAAATTCCCCTTCGCT CTAGACAACACCCAACAACTGCCAGCCCATAGAAATCAacaatcaacaaatatttgcatagcCCCTTCGCCTCTTCGTCTCCTGGCTTGGTTCACTCCACCAGGTGACACTCCGCATCCATTGGCATTTTCTATTTACCAGGCTCAGGCGCTGTCTGCCCCGTTTTGA
- the LOC122614637 gene encoding signal transducing adapter molecule 1 — translation MGIFGQSSPFDADVEKATSETNTNDNWSLILDVCDKVTTNPRLAKECLKAVMRRMGHTDPHVVMQAITLLDALSNNCGKPLHLEVASRDFETEFRRLLGKAQPKVSLKMRQVLKNWAENDYKNDRELDLIPALYTKLRLEGYDFKNLGDKTSKTVAEKAAALPKDPNVVSSQQEEDDIAKAIELSLKENKGSPKTGSGASTGTASAYPSLYPSFAGTGSSAPSGEASSAPAPEPRKVRALYDFEAAEENELTFFAGEIIHVLDDSDPNWWKGYNQRGEGLFPSNFVTADLSVDPERLDINQQHKSAANAGQRELDSAAALQQKTEAAAAAAAAQPVEIDESKIDRLLHLLHEANPEDPSQDSDEMLQLEQEVHQMGPLIDAELERVDRKHAQLTQLSSDLVDAINLYHTLMRDDRAAAGHFAATAGGFMPGLAGFPGAALYGAPGYPAAGGFPQAQNYPGMHSMPYGPVPNPPTSAPPQAPGAPGGYLGQPAGQVSLPYQNGHAAQMNSLPTHLTQPTGTAPLPQPIYTQPTPVTTQQQPQPLPQHPQQPPQQQPQQPPQHPQNSYHIDPQSQYAQVPPAVTQIQQTQQPPAPHAYMSPQHQQAPPPQGYQPGPNLYAPNGSPAVVNPQSYMSPQQHQQQHPPPHDQFSQLHQQMAAMSMAGGPPVGAPGYHMQNDAVKNNIPIYQQQR, via the exons ATGGGAATCTTTGGGCAGTCGTCGCCATTCGACGCCGACGTGG AAAAGGCCACCAGCGAGACCAACACCAACGACAACTGGTCTCTGATTTTGGATGTGTGCGATAAGGTAACGACCAATCCCCGCTTGGCCAAGGAATGCCTAAAGGCGGTGATGCGCCGCATGGGCCACACCGATCCCCACGTGGTGATGCAGGCGATTACGCTGCTCGATGCCCTGTCCAATAACTGCGGAAAACCCCTCCATTTGGAGGTGGCTTCACGGGATTTTGAGACCGAGTTTCGCCGTCTCTTGGGCAAAGCTCAGCCCAAGGTTTCCCTG AAAATGCGTCAAGTGCTGAAGAACTGGGCTGAGAACGACTACAAGAATGATCGAGAGCTCGACTTGATACCTGCGCTCTACACCAAGCTGCGCCTAGAGGGATACGATTTCAAGAACTTGGGCGATAAGACCAGCAAGACTGTGGCCGAGAAGGCGGCCGCCCTGCCCAAGGATCCGAATGTGGTTAGCAgccagcaggaggaggacgacatcGCCAAGGCCATCGAATTATCGTTAAAGGAGAACAAGGGCAGTCCCAAAACCGGGAGTGGAGCAAGTACCGGCACCGCCAGTGCCTATCCCTCGTTGTATCCATCTTTCGCTGGAACCGGTTCTAGTGCCCCGAGCGGCGAGGCCAGCTCCGCTCCTGCGCCAGAGCCGAGAAAGGTTCGAGCTCTTTACGACTTCGAGGCTGCCGAGGAAAATGAATTGACCTTCTTTGCCGGCGAGATCATTCATGTGCTGGATGATAGCGATCCAAACTGGTGGAAGGGATACAATCAGCGCGGCGAGGGTCTTTTTCCCTCGAACTTTGTCACTGCCGATCTGTCCGTCGATCCCGAGCGCCTGGACATCAATCAGCAGCATAAGTCGGCTGCCAATGCCGGGCAACGAGAGTTGGATTCCGCTGCGGCACTGCAGCAAAAGACTGaagcggcagctgctgccgccgcagcTCAGCCCGTGGAGATCGACGAGTCAAAGATCGACcggctgctgcatctgctgcacGAGGCCAATCCCGAAGATCCCTCGCAGGACAGCGACGAaatgctgcagctggagcaggaggtCCATCAGATGGGTCCGCTGATCGACGCCGAGCTGGAACGCGTCGACCGTAAGCACGCTCAACTGACACAGCTGTCCAGCGACCTTGTGGACGCCATTAATCTGTACCATACCTTGATGCGGGACGATCGGGCTGCTGCTGGTCATTTTGCCGCCACTGCTGGCGGCTTCATGCCTGGACTGGCTGGGTTTCCGGGTGCCGCTCTGTACGGTGCTCCTGGTTATCCAGCAGCAGGTGGTTTCCCACAGGCCCAAAACTACCCGGGCATGCACTCGATGCCATATGGCCCCGTACCAAATCCTCCCACTTCTGCTCCACCGCAGGCCCCTGGAGCTCCTGGTGGTTATCTGGGTCAACCAGCGGGACAGGTGTCACTGCCCTATCAGAACGGTCATGCCGCACAGATGAACT CGCTGCCAACCCATTTGACCCAACCAACTGGCACTGCTCCTTTGCCCCAGCCAATTTACACTCAGCCCACACCCGTGACCACCCAACAGCAACCGCAGCCACTACCCCAGCATCCtcagcagccgccgcagcagcaaccacagcagccACCACAGCATCCCCAGAACAGCTACCACATCGACCCCCAGTCGCAGTACGCCCAAGTTCCGCCCGCAGTCACACAAATCCAGCAGACGCAACAGCCACCGGCTCCTCATGCTTACATGTCGCCGCAGCATCAGCAGGCACCGCCGCCACAGGGATACCAGCCAGGACCAAATCTCTATGCACCGAACGGATCGCCGGCTGTCGTTAACCCCCAGAGCTACATGTCCccacagcagcatcagcaacagcacccACCACCACACGATCAGTTCAGTCAGCTACACCAGCAGATGGCCGCCATGTCCATGGCTGGTGGCCCGCCAGTTGGGGCGCCTGGCTATCACATGCAGAACGATGCTGTCAAGAACAACATTCCTatctaccagcagcagcggtaA
- the LOC122626053 gene encoding aurora kinase B, translating into MTLSRAKHANRTHLPHLMAKVPEEHQEPIKNMCLKMMSHDAYGQPYDWSPRDFEMGAHLGRGKFGRVYLARERHSHYLVAMKVMFKEELRKGCVQRQVLREIEIQSRLKHPHILRLLTWFHDESRIYLALEIASEGELFKHLRGAPNHRFDEPRSAKYTYQVANALNYCHLNNVIHRDLKPENILLTSTDDLKLADFGWSAHTPNNKRRTLCGTLDYLPPEMVDGNSYDDSVDQWCLGILCYEFVVGCPPFESNSTESTYSKIRRMEISYPPHLTKGCKELIGGLLRKESKGRITLVEVMTHYWVKAGMAERELQLQKRERGKENTARN; encoded by the exons ATGACTCTTTCCCGCGCGAAGCACGCCAACCGCACCCACCTGCCGCACCTGATGGCCAAGGTGCCCGAGGAGCACCAGGAGCCGATCAAGAATATGTGCCTCAAGATGATGTCCCACGACGCATACGGACAGCC ATACGATTGGAGTCCCCGCGACTTTGAGATGGGCGCCCACTTGGGCCGCGGCAAATTCGGACGTGTCTATTTGGCTCGAGAGCGCCACTCGCACTACCTGGTGGCCATGAAGGTCATGTTCAAGGAGGAGCTTCGCAAGGGCTGCGTGCAGCGTCAGGTACTGCGCGAGATCGAGATCCAGTCGCGGCTGAAGCACCCGCACATCCTGCGCCTGCTGACCTGGTTCCACGACGAGAGCCGCATCTATCTGGCACTAGAAATTGCCTCCGAGGGCGAGCTCTTCAAGCATCTGCGTGGAGCACCCAATCATCGATTCGATGAACCGAGATCTGCTAAGTACACCTACCAGGTGGCGAATGCCCTCAACTACTGTCACCTGAACAACGTGATTCATCGGGATCTGAAGCCGGAGAACATCCTGCTGACCAGCACCGACGATCTCAAGCTGGCCGACTTTGGTTGGTCGGCGCACACGCCCAACAACAAGCGGAGGACTCTGTGCGGCACCCTGGACTACCTGCCGCCGGAGATGGTGGACGGAAACTCCTACGACGACTCGGTGGACCAGTGGTGTCTGGGCATCCTGTGCTACGAGTTTGTTGTCGGCTGTCCGCCCTTTGAGTCGAACAGCACGGAGAGCACCTACAGCAAGATCAGGCGCATGGAGATCTCCTATCCACCGCATTTGACCAAGGGCTGCAAGGAACTGATTGGCGGG CTGCTTCGCAAGGAAAGCAAGGGTCGGATCACCTTGGTGGAGGTGATGACGCACTATTGGGTCAAGGCGGGAATGGCCGAAAGGGAACTGCAGCTCCAGAAACGGGAGCGCGGCAAGGAGAACACGGCCAGGAATTAA